From Primulina huaijiensis isolate GDHJ02 chromosome 15, ASM1229523v2, whole genome shotgun sequence, one genomic window encodes:
- the LOC140958761 gene encoding uncharacterized protein, translated as MVLCFPSTPKKLAATVAFFLAGGSLFAAGLHLSYVNVAPQQARIKARTDFVKERLRKKYGK; from the coding sequence ATGGTGTTGTGCTTCCCGTCAACACCAAAGAAATTAGCAGCAACTGTAGCTTTCTTCCTTGCTGGTGGCTCGTTGTTTGCTGCAGGCTTGCATTTGTCATATGTAAATGTTGCTCCTCAACAAGCTCGGATCAAAGCTCGTACTGACTTTGTCAAAGAGCGTTtaagaaagaaatatgggaaGTGA